The DNA region CTTCTACCCGAAACGCGTGATCGTGCGCCTGTCTGACTTTAAGTCCAACGAATACGCCAACTTGGTGGGCGGCGAGCGCTACGAGCCGGAAGAAGAGAACCCGATGCTGGGCTTCCGCGGGGCCGGACGCTACGTGTCCGACAGCTTCCGCGACTGCTTCGCGCTGGAGTGCGAGGCGGTGAAGCGCGTGCGCAACGACATGGGGCTGACCAACGTCGAAATCATGATCCCGTTCGTGCGTACCGTGGATCAGGCGAAAGCGGTAGTGGACGAGCTGGCGCGTCAGGGGCTCAAGCGCGGCGAGAACGGGCTGAAGATCATCATGATGTGTGAAATCCCGTCCAACGCCCTGCTGGCCGAGCAGTTCCTGGAGCACTTCGACGGCTTCTCTATTGGCTCAAACGACATGACGCAGCTGACGCTGGGTCTGGACCGCGACTCCGGCGTGGTTTCCGAGCTGTTCGATGAGCGCAACGAGGCGGTAAAAGCGCTGCTCTCGATGTCCATCCGCGCGGCGAAAAAGCAGGGTAAATACGTCGGGATTTGCGGTCAGGGTCCATCCGACCATGAAGACTTTGCCGCCTGGCTGATGGAAGAGGGGATTGATAGCCTGTCCCTGAACCCGGACACCGTGGTGCAGACCTGGCTGAGCCTGGCGGAACTGAACAAGTAACGCCACGCTGACCGGAAAAGGCGAGGATATTATTCCTCGCCTTTTTTATTTCCGTCCGAATATGCTCCCCATCACAAATAAAACAAAAAACCAAATATCATAATTTGTCTGTCAATTTAGACAATTGTTAGCGCGCAAACCGTTGCTAATACTTGGGCCTTACTGCGCATTTCCTTTAAGAATTTGCGCAACTGGTTGAAATACGTTTTAACCTGATAAAAAGGCAAATAACAATGACACTCTCCTCTGTACTGCGTACCAAAGATAAAATAGGTTATGGTTTAGGCGATATGGCCAGCGCGCTGGTCTGGCAAACGGCCACGTTATTTCTTGCTTATTTCTATACGGACGTTTTCGGTTTACCTGCGGCCATTATGGGTACCATGTTTTTAGTGGTGCGCGTGGTGGATGCGTTTGTCGACCCGTGCATTGGCGCGCTGGTTGACCGCACCCGGACGCGACACGGGCGCTTTCGTCCCTGGCTGCTGTGGTTTGCCATCCCGTTTGGCGTGAGCTGCCTGATTACCTTCTACGTGCCGGACGTCGGGCCGACGGCAAAAATTGTCTATGCCTGCCTGACCTATGCTCTCTTGAGCCTGATCTACTCCGCAATTAACGTGCCTTACTGCGCCATGCCGGGCGCGCTGACGCTGGATCCGCGTGAGCGTCACTCCCTGCAGTCGTGGCGCTTTGGCCTGTCGTTTATCGGTGGGTTGATTGTGACGGTGATTGCCCTGCCGCTGGTCTCGTTGCTGGGCCAGGGCAACGTGCAGAAAGGCTATTTCTATGCCATGAGCCTGATGGGGCTGCTGGGCATTGTGCTGTTCTTCTGCTGCTTCCTGATGACCCGCGAGCGTTATTCTCCGCGCAACGATACCTCCGGCTCCATGCTTACCGATTTAAAACTGCTGAGCCGCAACAGCCAGTGGCGCATTGTGTTTCTGTTTAATATTTTGCTGTTAACCGCGGTGGTGACGCGCGGCTCCGCCACGATGT from Enterobacter chengduensis includes:
- a CDS encoding MFS transporter codes for the protein MTLSSVLRTKDKIGYGLGDMASALVWQTATLFLAYFYTDVFGLPAAIMGTMFLVVRVVDAFVDPCIGALVDRTRTRHGRFRPWLLWFAIPFGVSCLITFYVPDVGPTAKIVYACLTYALLSLIYSAINVPYCAMPGALTLDPRERHSLQSWRFGLSFIGGLIVTVIALPLVSLLGQGNVQKGYFYAMSLMGLLGIVLFFCCFLMTRERYSPRNDTSGSMLTDLKLLSRNSQWRIVFLFNILLLTAVVTRGSATMYYVNYVLLRPDLVFAFIVSGMVASLSGALLSERLLGKFDRVRAYQWTIISFVIFGALIFFLPPSQVWLIFGLNIVFSFIQNLTTPLQWTMFSDVVDYEEHRSGRRLDGLVFSTALFAIKFGLALGGAVVGWVLGMVDYAPGQASQAPHVLTTINALFTLIPCALFLCMVALLAIYKLNSRLVDSIARELASKRDVRPDAGPLSPATPSALQE